In one Umezawaea sp. Da 62-37 genomic region, the following are encoded:
- a CDS encoding ATP-binding protein encodes MRPVPAELLLMVGLPGAGKTTRAKELAAAHRALRLTPDEWMIALFDGSQPDGKRDLLEGRLVTLALQALHVGTDVVLDFGLWGRDERSALRWLAVSVGASCRVIYMPVDEDVQRARIAHRQAAAPHTTFPMTETDMDTWRKQFQVPDTAELRGGRTIPDPPPGWTGWPEWAVDRWPSLDRRLALPQQGNPA; translated from the coding sequence ATGCGGCCCGTACCCGCCGAACTCCTCCTGATGGTCGGGCTACCCGGTGCTGGGAAGACCACCCGTGCCAAGGAACTCGCCGCCGCGCACCGCGCGCTGAGGCTGACCCCGGACGAGTGGATGATCGCCCTGTTCGACGGGTCGCAGCCCGACGGCAAGCGCGATCTGCTGGAAGGCCGGCTTGTCACGCTGGCCCTGCAAGCGCTGCACGTGGGCACCGACGTCGTGCTCGACTTCGGACTCTGGGGCCGCGACGAGCGGTCCGCGCTGCGATGGCTGGCGGTATCGGTCGGGGCGTCCTGCCGGGTGATCTACATGCCGGTCGACGAAGACGTCCAGCGGGCCCGGATCGCACACCGCCAGGCGGCCGCGCCGCACACCACGTTCCCGATGACCGAAACCGATATGGACACGTGGCGAAAGCAGTTCCAGGTCCCCGACACCGCCGAACTGCGCGGCGGCCGAACGATTCCGGATCCGCCGCCGGGGTGGACCGGTTGGCCGGAGTGGGCTGTCGACCGCTGGCCCTCCCTCGATCGAAGGCTCGCGCTTCCGCAGCAGGGAAATCCCGCATGA
- a CDS encoding YciI family protein yields the protein MKYLILMQVDPAVLEQLTEEQQTRIHEGHAAFMAVTKERGEFIATQALADPSQSKVIRSSGGLPEVTDGPFVESKEFMGGFYLIDVEDEARAVELAKQIPDATIPGLALELRPVMFADLGDR from the coding sequence GTGAAGTACTTGATCCTGATGCAGGTCGACCCGGCGGTGCTGGAGCAGCTCACCGAGGAGCAGCAGACGCGGATCCACGAAGGGCACGCCGCGTTCATGGCCGTCACCAAGGAACGCGGCGAGTTCATCGCGACGCAGGCCCTGGCCGACCCCAGCCAGTCGAAGGTCATCCGCAGCTCCGGCGGTCTGCCCGAGGTGACCGACGGGCCGTTCGTCGAGAGCAAGGAGTTCATGGGCGGCTTCTACCTCATCGACGTCGAGGACGAGGCCCGAGCGGTGGAGCTGGCGAAGCAGATCCCCGACGCGACGATCCCCGGCCTGGCCCTCGAGCTGCGGCCGGTGATGTTCGCCGATCTGGGAGACAGGTGA
- a CDS encoding dihydrofolate reductase family protein has product MRPQRTQRARVHCFTVTQDGIGAGEEQSFEHPFGHADPGDLFAWAGATASWVNRTDPGGTRGLDDHITRDFARNIGAEIMGRNKFGPTRGPWPNHEWRGWWEDEPPFRTPVFVLTHHVRPSFTLGDTTFHFLDTTPHEALTVAKAAADGRDVRIGGGVTTIREFLEADLIDEMHIAVAPYELGRGLRLWDSPDELTDRFHLERVPSPSGVVHHFFWRR; this is encoded by the coding sequence ATGCGACCACAACGGACACAGCGGGCCAGGGTCCACTGCTTCACCGTCACCCAGGACGGCATTGGGGCAGGCGAGGAGCAGAGCTTCGAGCACCCCTTCGGCCACGCCGACCCCGGCGACCTGTTCGCCTGGGCCGGAGCCACGGCCAGTTGGGTCAACCGCACCGATCCCGGCGGCACCCGCGGGCTCGACGACCACATCACCCGCGACTTCGCGCGGAACATCGGCGCCGAGATCATGGGGCGCAACAAGTTCGGCCCCACCCGCGGCCCTTGGCCGAACCACGAGTGGCGGGGCTGGTGGGAGGACGAGCCTCCCTTCCGCACACCGGTCTTCGTCCTGACCCACCACGTCCGACCGTCCTTCACGCTCGGCGACACGACGTTCCACTTCCTCGACACGACGCCGCACGAAGCGCTGACCGTGGCCAAGGCCGCCGCGGACGGCCGGGACGTGCGCATCGGCGGCGGCGTGACCACCATCCGGGAGTTCCTCGAAGCGGACCTGATCGACGAGATGCACATCGCCGTCGCCCCGTACGAACTCGGGCGCGGCCTGCGGCTCTGGGACAGTCCGGACGAGCTCACCGACCGCTTCCACCTGGAACGCGTGCCAAGCCCGAGCGGCGTCGTGCACCACTTCTTCTGGCGGCGGTAG
- a CDS encoding sigma-70 family RNA polymerase sigma factor, which translates to MDRVERDALLVVRVQLGDRQALGELVGHWHEPVWRYVRRMLDGPGPADDVSQEAWAAVLKALPALRQPERFAPWLFTIIRRSVMDHLRTKYGPPDVVDGDLVDDGETDAVLDRTQVADGLAVLEPREREVLILFHLQDMSLEDCADVLGIPVGTVKSRLFRARRLLRDRMIEKGYTS; encoded by the coding sequence GTGGATCGGGTCGAACGTGACGCGCTGTTGGTGGTGCGTGTGCAACTGGGCGACCGGCAGGCGCTCGGCGAACTCGTCGGGCACTGGCACGAGCCGGTGTGGCGCTACGTGCGGCGCATGCTCGACGGACCAGGGCCTGCCGACGACGTCAGCCAGGAAGCATGGGCGGCCGTGCTGAAGGCGCTGCCCGCCCTCCGCCAACCGGAACGGTTCGCGCCGTGGCTGTTCACCATCATCCGACGATCGGTGATGGACCACCTGAGGACCAAGTACGGACCGCCAGATGTGGTCGACGGCGACCTCGTCGACGACGGGGAGACCGACGCGGTACTGGACCGGACGCAGGTCGCCGACGGCCTCGCCGTCCTGGAACCGCGGGAACGCGAGGTCCTCATCCTCTTCCACCTCCAGGACATGTCGCTGGAGGACTGCGCGGACGTGCTGGGAATTCCCGTGGGCACGGTCAAATCACGACTGTTCCGCGCCAGGCGGCTGCTGCGCGACCGGATGATCGAGAAGGGGTACACGTCATGA
- a CDS encoding DUF4132 domain-containing protein — translation MKPIAVEVPVPRGFEWVPGERERWALESCYGPSTTIGDDYGVRDWQVAVDRLCKGELRGRDVLAVVRGAPEDVLRPRLGEWEPVHDDYMGWERVLVARFEGAVLPQAVRIAKSDVAYLADLLLPFADAEVAGLMADWLVRLKRVREVAERWFQRHPETAVRALLPAALGKTGKARRAAEVALWLVAGQGHADLVRQVAAGHGEQVVGAVEALLLADPAEHHLEARVPVVSGWAGPALLPRILLRDKRYALPVAVTGHVLTMLAMSKPDDVLARLTMSGSDDVHGYVEVVREACDPGSLARFAWAVFEAWRANGMPSRDRWALSAQGMVGDDETVRALAPLVRAWPGEGAHPRALSGLEAMAVIGGDAALVQINDIATKSQFEALRHRASGMIGTIAANLGLTAEQLADRLIPDLGLGDAATLVFDYGSRRFVVGFDEQLKPYVVDGDGKRLKDLPKPGVKDDQELALQEHKRFVELKKGVRTVAADQIRRFEAAMVTSRRWSVAEFRTRFAAHPLLWHVVRRLVWVTGDGLSFRLSEDRTFADVRDDAVGLPEDAEVGVAHPLHLAGSLDEWAGVFVDYEILQPFPQLARPVHVLSEEERAASALKRFHDVEVPAGKVLALARNGWELSGPKEGGIRYSVGLSVPGGVVTVELSPGIRADHPAVAEPQRLAEVVLGGGPRTFGDLDPVTASEVLADLSSLTG, via the coding sequence GTGAAGCCGATCGCGGTGGAAGTGCCGGTGCCACGGGGTTTCGAGTGGGTGCCGGGGGAACGCGAGCGTTGGGCGCTGGAGAGCTGCTACGGCCCGTCCACCACCATCGGGGACGACTACGGCGTGCGGGACTGGCAGGTCGCGGTGGATCGGCTGTGCAAGGGCGAGCTTCGGGGGCGGGACGTCCTCGCGGTGGTCCGGGGTGCTCCGGAGGACGTGCTGCGTCCGCGCCTGGGCGAGTGGGAGCCGGTGCATGACGACTACATGGGCTGGGAGCGGGTGTTGGTGGCCCGTTTCGAGGGTGCTGTGCTGCCGCAGGCGGTGCGGATCGCGAAGTCGGATGTCGCCTACCTGGCCGACCTGCTGCTGCCCTTCGCGGACGCCGAGGTGGCGGGGTTGATGGCGGACTGGCTGGTGCGCCTCAAGAGGGTGCGCGAGGTCGCGGAGAGGTGGTTCCAGCGGCATCCGGAAACGGCGGTGCGAGCGTTGCTGCCCGCGGCCTTGGGGAAGACGGGGAAGGCGCGGCGGGCCGCGGAGGTGGCGTTGTGGTTGGTCGCGGGGCAGGGGCACGCGGATCTGGTGCGGCAGGTGGCGGCGGGGCACGGTGAGCAGGTGGTGGGTGCGGTCGAAGCGCTGCTGCTGGCGGATCCGGCGGAGCACCACCTGGAGGCGAGGGTTCCGGTGGTCAGTGGCTGGGCCGGTCCGGCGCTGCTCCCCCGGATCTTGTTGCGGGACAAGCGGTACGCGTTGCCTGTCGCGGTCACCGGGCACGTGTTGACGATGCTCGCCATGTCGAAGCCGGACGACGTGCTGGCCCGGCTCACGATGTCCGGGTCGGACGACGTGCACGGGTACGTCGAGGTGGTGCGGGAGGCGTGCGATCCGGGGTCGCTGGCGCGGTTCGCGTGGGCGGTGTTCGAGGCGTGGCGGGCCAACGGCATGCCGTCGAGGGACCGGTGGGCGTTGTCCGCGCAGGGGATGGTCGGTGACGACGAGACCGTGCGAGCGCTGGCGCCGTTGGTGCGGGCGTGGCCGGGTGAGGGTGCGCATCCCAGGGCGTTGAGCGGGCTCGAGGCGATGGCGGTGATCGGCGGTGACGCGGCTCTGGTCCAGATCAACGACATCGCGACGAAGTCGCAGTTCGAGGCGTTGCGGCACAGGGCATCGGGGATGATCGGCACCATCGCGGCGAACCTCGGTCTGACCGCGGAGCAGCTGGCCGACCGGCTGATCCCGGACTTGGGGCTGGGTGACGCGGCGACGCTGGTCTTCGACTACGGGTCACGGCGGTTCGTGGTCGGGTTCGACGAGCAGCTCAAGCCGTACGTGGTGGACGGCGACGGCAAGCGGCTCAAGGACCTGCCGAAGCCGGGGGTGAAGGACGATCAGGAGTTGGCGCTCCAAGAGCACAAGCGGTTCGTGGAGTTGAAGAAGGGCGTGCGGACGGTCGCGGCCGATCAGATCCGCCGGTTCGAGGCGGCGATGGTGACGAGCAGGCGGTGGTCGGTCGCGGAGTTCCGGACGCGGTTCGCCGCGCATCCGTTGCTGTGGCACGTGGTGCGGCGGTTGGTGTGGGTCACCGGGGACGGGTTGTCGTTCCGGCTGTCCGAGGACCGCACGTTCGCCGATGTGCGCGATGACGCGGTGGGCCTGCCGGAAGACGCCGAAGTGGGGGTCGCCCATCCGCTGCACCTGGCGGGCTCGCTCGACGAGTGGGCCGGGGTGTTCGTGGACTACGAGATCCTGCAACCGTTCCCCCAGCTGGCCAGGCCGGTGCACGTGCTGTCCGAAGAGGAGCGGGCGGCGTCCGCGCTCAAGCGGTTCCACGACGTCGAGGTCCCGGCCGGGAAGGTGCTGGCGCTCGCTCGCAACGGGTGGGAGTTGAGCGGGCCGAAGGAGGGCGGTATCCGTTACTCCGTCGGGCTTTCGGTGCCCGGTGGTGTGGTCACGGTCGAACTCAGCCCCGGTATCCGCGCCGATCACCCCGCGGTGGCCGAGCCGCAGAGGCTGGCCGAGGTCGTGCTCGGTGGCGGGCCGCGGACGTTCGGTGACCTGGACCCGGTCACCGCTTCGGAGGTGCTGGCCGACCTGTCGTCCTTGACGGGTTGA
- a CDS encoding amino acid adenylation domain-containing protein has product MKQFDDPGGVFSVLLNEDGQYSLWPAALSPPAGWDVVHGDDFRQACLDHIEEHWTDLRPRGARLDFPLPTTAHHTRPTSSHDSGTVRRCIHRMVTEQAARTPDAIAISYRGRVLTYRELDDASDELAQRVRSAGVRGGAVVVVVLERTATLIVTLLAVLKAGGAYLYLDPAELAEQRARVVRDAGARFAVVSADTAVHAPDVPTVLRFEDVGTGPVVPVDAPEVVPDTPAYVCYTSGSTGEPKGVVVPHRAIHRLIDAPSWIDVQDDDVFLQMTRVGFDVSTFEIWMPLVRGNRLALAPQGFVDLAEIAELVRAERITVLWLTTGLFHQIVNHQVDCLAGVRHLLAGGDVLSPEHVRRVLAVHPHLVFTNGYGPTENTTFTTCWTTRVGGDAPRVPIGVPIDGTTVAVLDDAMRPVPRGEVGELWVGGDGVATGYLNKPGATAEKFVADVDPDRPGGRMYRTGDLVRWSEDGTLDFLGRADRQVKIRGYRVEPSTVEMELLRQPGVEQAAVLVHDAGPGDARLAAYVAVGTADESGWTAFGTALRERLRETLPPHLVPWAIVVLSDIPLNGNGKVNRSALPRAKVPRNVPDDYVAPADPVERRLAEIWSDTLLVEPVGVHDNFFDLDGHSLLAADLLVALQEEFGVALPARTLFLRPTIAALAEELRKHDATNPLEAKADAAVR; this is encoded by the coding sequence ATGAAACAGTTCGACGATCCCGGCGGCGTTTTCTCGGTCCTCCTCAACGAGGACGGGCAGTACTCGCTGTGGCCCGCGGCGCTGTCGCCCCCGGCAGGCTGGGACGTCGTCCACGGCGACGACTTCCGCCAGGCGTGCCTCGACCACATCGAGGAGCACTGGACCGATCTGCGGCCGCGCGGCGCGCGCCTCGACTTCCCGCTTCCGACGACCGCGCACCACACCCGGCCGACGTCGTCGCACGATTCGGGAACGGTGCGGCGGTGCATCCACAGGATGGTGACCGAGCAGGCCGCGCGGACGCCGGACGCGATCGCGATCTCCTACCGGGGCCGGGTGCTGACCTACCGCGAACTCGACGACGCGTCGGATGAGCTGGCGCAGCGCGTCCGCTCGGCCGGTGTGCGCGGTGGCGCGGTCGTCGTGGTGGTGCTGGAGCGGACGGCGACGCTCATCGTCACCCTGCTGGCGGTGCTCAAGGCGGGCGGCGCGTACCTCTACCTCGATCCGGCCGAACTCGCCGAGCAGCGGGCCCGCGTCGTGCGGGACGCGGGTGCGCGGTTCGCCGTGGTCTCGGCGGACACAGCGGTGCACGCACCCGATGTCCCGACCGTGCTGCGCTTCGAGGACGTCGGCACCGGACCGGTCGTGCCGGTCGACGCGCCGGAAGTCGTGCCCGACACCCCCGCCTACGTCTGCTACACCTCGGGGTCCACCGGCGAGCCGAAGGGCGTCGTGGTTCCCCACCGCGCGATCCACCGGTTGATCGACGCCCCGTCGTGGATCGACGTCCAGGACGACGACGTGTTCCTGCAGATGACCAGGGTCGGCTTCGACGTCTCCACGTTCGAGATCTGGATGCCGCTGGTCCGGGGCAACCGGCTCGCCCTCGCACCCCAGGGGTTCGTCGACCTCGCCGAGATCGCCGAGCTGGTCCGCGCGGAGCGGATCACCGTGCTGTGGCTCACGACCGGCCTGTTCCACCAGATCGTCAACCACCAGGTCGACTGCCTCGCCGGTGTGCGGCACCTCCTCGCGGGCGGTGACGTCCTCTCCCCGGAACACGTGCGGCGCGTGCTCGCCGTGCACCCGCACCTCGTCTTCACCAACGGGTACGGCCCCACCGAGAACACGACCTTCACCACGTGCTGGACGACGCGGGTCGGCGGCGACGCCCCGCGCGTGCCCATCGGGGTGCCGATCGACGGCACCACGGTCGCGGTCCTGGACGACGCGATGCGACCGGTGCCGCGCGGGGAGGTCGGGGAGCTCTGGGTCGGTGGTGACGGCGTCGCCACCGGCTACCTGAACAAACCCGGTGCCACGGCGGAGAAGTTCGTGGCGGACGTGGATCCCGACCGTCCGGGCGGACGGATGTACCGCACCGGGGACCTGGTGCGGTGGTCGGAGGACGGCACGCTCGACTTCCTCGGCCGGGCGGACCGGCAGGTCAAGATCCGCGGGTACCGGGTCGAGCCCAGCACCGTGGAGATGGAGCTGCTGCGGCAACCCGGCGTCGAGCAGGCCGCGGTGCTCGTGCACGACGCCGGGCCCGGTGACGCCCGGCTGGCCGCCTACGTCGCGGTCGGGACGGCGGACGAGAGCGGGTGGACCGCGTTCGGCACGGCGCTGCGCGAACGGCTCCGGGAGACCCTGCCGCCGCACCTCGTGCCGTGGGCGATCGTCGTGCTGTCCGACATCCCGTTGAACGGCAACGGAAAGGTCAACCGATCGGCGCTGCCCCGCGCCAAGGTCCCGCGCAACGTGCCCGACGACTACGTGGCGCCCGCGGACCCGGTCGAACGGCGGCTCGCCGAGATCTGGAGCGACACGCTGCTGGTCGAGCCGGTCGGTGTCCACGACAACTTCTTCGACCTGGACGGGCACTCGCTGCTGGCCGCGGACCTGCTCGTGGCGCTCCAGGAGGAGTTCGGGGTCGCGCTGCCCGCCCGCACCCTGTTCCTGCGGCCGACCATCGCCGCGCTCGCCGAGGAGCTGCGCAAGCACGACGCGACGAACCCACTGGAGGCGAAGGCCGATGCGGCAGTTCGATGA
- a CDS encoding VIT domain-containing protein, giving the protein MTFTTTPMRTAELDRVGQSVDAGVGALRTDRGNLPLDRLDVRATITGLVARVRLTTEFVNPHDTALEATYVFPLPDRAAVTGMTMTADGRTVEAELQERGAARQNYDEAIAAGKRAAIAEEERPDVFTMRVGNILAGERVTVELTMVEPLVYEDDAATFRFPLVVAPRYVPGTPLPGESVGSGHVPDTDRVPDASRITPPVLLPGFPNPVTLSIGVDIDPAGLDLGEVRSSLHTVTGEGNHLSVVPGERADRDFVLRLAYTGHGTSAVCVPDGEEGTYQLTVLPPAAVTAVRPRDVVLLLDRSGSMGGWKMVAARRAAARIVDTLTKDDRFAVVTFDDRVEHPTDLGSGLVAATDRHRYRAVEHLARVEARGGTEFLAPLRDGLSLLAGDDDDRDRVVVLVTDGQVGNEDQILRDIAPLIGRTRIHSVGIDSAVNAGFLGRLAARGAGRCELVESEDRLDKAMEHIQRRIGAPVVTDVTVTADGIALTPDSQAPRHASAIYPGVPLVLAGRYSGTATGSLTVRGRTRDGGDWEAVVPVQRRDEPAIAAQWARAALRDLEDAYVSGKSDLEPTIVATSLKFGVLCRFTAFVAVDARVVTDGTVHRVTQPVESPAGWEAPVALPFAAPQSFGAPQHLFLDMAAPAGAPAPAPSAPPPPMAPRMSAKRSRSAVPMAGGGGGRPGSAGPTFGSAPAVGPDRLAELREIVAVEAGRLHATDSLPDYERRDLLADLASRLDTLLADLVGPVYDPLRALIAQLKAGDDVTALWAEATRVLDAFTGTEPDRKKSFWRR; this is encoded by the coding sequence ATGACCTTCACCACCACGCCGATGAGAACGGCCGAGCTGGACCGCGTCGGGCAGTCGGTCGACGCGGGCGTCGGCGCGCTGCGCACCGACCGCGGCAACCTGCCGCTGGACCGCCTCGACGTGCGCGCCACCATCACCGGGCTGGTCGCCCGCGTCCGGCTGACCACGGAGTTCGTCAACCCGCACGACACCGCCCTCGAGGCCACGTACGTGTTCCCGCTGCCCGACCGCGCCGCCGTGACCGGCATGACCATGACCGCCGACGGCCGCACCGTCGAGGCGGAACTGCAGGAGCGCGGGGCCGCGCGGCAGAACTACGACGAGGCCATCGCCGCGGGCAAGCGGGCGGCCATCGCCGAGGAGGAGCGCCCCGACGTCTTCACCATGCGGGTCGGCAACATCCTGGCGGGGGAACGCGTCACCGTCGAGCTGACCATGGTCGAGCCGCTGGTGTACGAGGACGACGCCGCCACGTTCCGCTTCCCGCTCGTCGTCGCACCCCGCTACGTGCCCGGCACGCCGCTGCCGGGCGAGTCCGTCGGCAGCGGCCACGTGCCGGACACCGACCGCGTGCCCGACGCCTCCAGGATCACGCCTCCCGTGCTGCTGCCCGGTTTCCCCAACCCGGTGACGCTCTCGATCGGCGTCGACATCGACCCCGCGGGCCTCGACCTCGGCGAGGTCCGGTCGAGCCTGCACACCGTGACGGGGGAGGGGAACCACCTCAGCGTCGTCCCCGGCGAGCGCGCCGACCGCGACTTCGTCCTGCGCCTGGCCTACACCGGGCACGGGACCTCGGCCGTCTGCGTCCCGGACGGCGAGGAGGGCACCTACCAGCTCACCGTCCTCCCGCCCGCCGCGGTCACCGCCGTGCGTCCCCGCGACGTCGTGCTGCTGCTCGACCGCTCCGGCAGCATGGGCGGCTGGAAGATGGTCGCCGCCCGCCGCGCCGCCGCGCGCATCGTCGACACGTTGACCAAGGACGACCGGTTCGCCGTCGTCACGTTCGACGACCGAGTCGAGCACCCGACCGACCTGGGCTCCGGCCTGGTCGCCGCGACCGACCGCCACCGCTACCGCGCCGTCGAACACCTCGCGCGCGTGGAAGCCCGTGGTGGCACCGAATTCCTCGCACCGCTGCGCGACGGGCTGAGCCTGCTCGCGGGCGACGACGACGACCGCGACCGCGTGGTCGTCCTGGTCACCGACGGCCAGGTCGGCAACGAGGACCAGATCCTGCGCGACATCGCCCCGCTGATCGGCCGCACCAGGATCCACAGCGTCGGCATCGACTCCGCCGTCAACGCGGGCTTCCTCGGCAGGCTCGCGGCCAGGGGAGCGGGCCGGTGCGAGCTCGTCGAGAGCGAGGACCGCCTCGACAAGGCCATGGAGCACATCCAGCGGCGCATCGGCGCACCCGTCGTCACCGACGTGACCGTGACCGCGGACGGGATCGCGCTGACGCCCGACTCGCAGGCCCCGCGACACGCCTCCGCGATCTACCCCGGCGTTCCGCTGGTCCTGGCGGGCCGCTACAGCGGGACCGCGACCGGCTCCCTCACCGTGCGCGGACGCACCCGCGACGGCGGCGACTGGGAAGCCGTGGTGCCCGTGCAGCGGCGTGACGAGCCCGCGATCGCCGCCCAGTGGGCGCGGGCCGCGCTGCGCGACCTCGAGGACGCCTACGTGTCCGGCAAGTCCGACCTGGAACCGACGATCGTCGCCACGTCGCTGAAGTTCGGCGTCCTGTGCCGCTTCACCGCGTTCGTGGCGGTCGACGCGCGGGTCGTGACCGACGGCACCGTGCACCGCGTCACCCAGCCCGTCGAATCACCAGCCGGGTGGGAGGCGCCGGTCGCGCTGCCTTTCGCGGCTCCGCAGTCGTTCGGGGCGCCACAACACCTGTTCCTCGACATGGCGGCCCCCGCGGGCGCGCCCGCCCCGGCCCCGTCCGCGCCGCCGCCACCGATGGCCCCGCGGATGTCCGCGAAGCGGTCCCGCTCCGCCGTGCCCATGGCCGGTGGCGGCGGCGGACGTCCCGGCTCTGCGGGCCCGACCTTCGGCTCCGCGCCCGCTGTCGGACCGGACCGCCTCGCCGAACTGCGCGAGATCGTGGCCGTCGAAGCGGGTCGGTTGCACGCCACCGACTCCCTGCCCGACTACGAACGCCGCGACCTGCTCGCCGACCTGGCCAGCAGGCTCGACACGCTCCTCGCCGACCTGGTCGGCCCGGTGTACGACCCGTTGCGCGCGCTCATCGCCCAGCTCAAGGCGGGCGACGACGTGACCGCGCTGTGGGCCGAGGCGACCCGCGTCCTGGACGCGTTCACCGGAACCGAGCCCGACCGCAAGAAGTCCTTCTGGCGCCGCTGA
- a CDS encoding cytochrome P450, translating into MRQFDDLDTDRTVASGCPVSGHALAVDDPLLYSDGDFHSVWQELRELDRLSWKQVDDRRGFWSVVKFDDAHLVLRDPEMFTSERGTMLSMLGTEDPAGGRQLPATDPPRHSAMRASLQKALAIRPIERQTDVIRGHVLEALAPLADGGPFDFAQAMLELPVAVGGAAMGLPREDWPRLVRLLTASSAPDDAEYREPGGTQATLDNAHRELFAYFQDIVQERRKNPGDDLISVLIKTEVDGRPMTPGAVVSNCYSVLLGAAVTTPHSPTYVMAEHIDDGLLDEWAADLDATPTAVEEALRLASPVSHFMRYAVEDTEIRGTKVKAGDAVAVWFGAANRDEEVFPDASTFRLRRKPVRHVAFGVGPHYCVGHNVARVTLRLLFAELLSRYTGFERAGEPSRLRSNFIAGYKHLPISARTR; encoded by the coding sequence ATGCGGCAGTTCGATGACCTGGACACTGACCGGACCGTCGCCTCGGGCTGCCCGGTGAGCGGCCACGCGCTCGCCGTCGACGACCCGCTGCTCTACAGCGACGGGGACTTCCACTCGGTCTGGCAGGAGCTCCGCGAACTCGACCGGCTCTCCTGGAAGCAGGTGGACGACCGACGGGGCTTCTGGTCGGTGGTCAAGTTCGACGACGCGCACCTGGTCCTCCGCGACCCCGAGATGTTCACCTCGGAGCGGGGCACGATGCTCTCCATGCTCGGCACGGAGGATCCGGCGGGCGGCCGCCAACTCCCCGCGACCGACCCACCGCGCCATTCGGCGATGCGCGCGTCCCTGCAGAAGGCGTTGGCGATCAGGCCGATCGAGCGCCAGACGGACGTGATCCGCGGCCACGTGCTCGAAGCGCTCGCGCCACTCGCGGACGGCGGGCCCTTCGACTTCGCCCAGGCGATGCTGGAACTGCCGGTGGCGGTCGGCGGTGCGGCGATGGGACTGCCGCGGGAGGACTGGCCGCGGCTCGTGCGGCTCCTCACCGCGTCGAGCGCGCCCGACGACGCCGAGTACCGGGAGCCCGGCGGGACGCAGGCGACGCTGGACAACGCGCACCGGGAGCTGTTCGCCTACTTCCAGGACATCGTCCAGGAGCGGCGCAAGAACCCCGGTGACGACCTGATCAGCGTGCTGATCAAGACCGAGGTCGACGGGCGTCCGATGACGCCGGGCGCCGTGGTGTCCAACTGCTACAGCGTGCTGCTCGGAGCCGCCGTCACCACCCCGCACTCGCCGACCTACGTCATGGCCGAGCACATCGACGACGGCCTGCTCGACGAGTGGGCGGCCGACCTCGACGCCACGCCGACCGCGGTGGAGGAAGCGCTGCGGCTCGCCTCACCGGTCAGCCACTTCATGCGGTACGCGGTCGAGGACACCGAGATCCGGGGCACGAAGGTCAAGGCGGGAGACGCCGTCGCGGTCTGGTTCGGCGCGGCCAACCGCGACGAGGAGGTCTTCCCCGACGCGTCGACGTTCCGGTTGCGGCGCAAGCCGGTCAGGCACGTCGCGTTCGGCGTGGGGCCGCACTACTGCGTCGGCCACAACGTCGCGCGCGTCACGCTGCGGCTGCTGTTCGCCGAACTGCTCTCCCGGTACACCGGGTTCGAGCGGGCCGGTGAACCCTCGCGGCTGCGCTCGAACTTCATCGCCGGGTACAAGCACCTGCCCATCTCCGCGCGGACGCGCTGA
- a CDS encoding MerR family transcriptional regulator codes for MWTIDELVERVAAALAAEYSGAPNGRVRDVPDRRAVRWYATTGLVDRPSAMRGRTALYDTRHLLQLVAVKRRQAAGSTLAEIQAELAGATDAALASIARVPEDLLGEPRPATAPVRPRFWAEAPAAPAPPPPEPPKAAPLSAIALTGGAVLLLPGAPTPADYQDIATAAQPLLDLLTARGLLTDERDSR; via the coding sequence ATGTGGACGATCGACGAGCTGGTGGAACGGGTGGCCGCGGCGCTGGCCGCGGAGTACTCCGGCGCGCCCAACGGACGCGTCCGCGACGTGCCCGACCGGCGTGCCGTCCGCTGGTATGCGACGACCGGCCTGGTCGACCGCCCGTCCGCCATGCGCGGGCGGACGGCGCTCTACGACACCCGCCACCTGCTCCAGCTCGTCGCCGTCAAGCGGCGCCAGGCGGCGGGCAGCACGCTCGCCGAGATCCAGGCCGAGCTGGCAGGCGCGACCGACGCGGCGCTGGCCAGCATCGCCCGCGTCCCCGAGGACCTGCTGGGGGAGCCGAGACCGGCGACCGCACCCGTGCGACCGCGGTTCTGGGCCGAAGCCCCCGCCGCGCCCGCCCCGCCGCCTCCGGAGCCGCCCAAAGCCGCCCCGCTCAGCGCCATCGCGCTGACAGGCGGCGCGGTCCTCCTCCTGCCCGGCGCGCCGACCCCCGCCGACTACCAGGACATCGCCACCGCGGCCCAGCCTCTGCTCGACCTGCTCACCGCCCGTGGCCTGCTCACCGACGAAAGGGACTCCCGATGA